A genomic region of Anas platyrhynchos isolate ZD024472 breed Pekin duck chromosome 9, IASCAAS_PekinDuck_T2T, whole genome shotgun sequence contains the following coding sequences:
- the LOC140003197 gene encoding PHD finger protein 7-like isoform X2 has translation MAAGEEEKAPEAQEDECVLCHRSDTSLDGCGPMLQVDGVCAHVHCLFPAQGLYQRGAEGEGIFGFLCADIRRVAGRAARKRCCVCRKKGATVACWQKRCSRRFHLPCSSQRGCISQFFGDYSSFCWEHRPQQSVETLQEGHTTCIICMEVVEDSLSYTTMVCPSCKHAWFHRGCIQGQALRAGLRHFACPHCRDRERFLPEMLHMGIRVPNKKPAWEQDEEEEPALPQLYGRCDARQCLYRGGREQWQEEGPWQLLLCSSCAASGTHRRCSGLGDTTQQWECAGCAGPGTGTGKGHGVLRLGAPEPSVPSAGQAGWAHPLTFLPPLAAPSSSPSPPERRAGRGRVLPQRHSPYSRPQP, from the exons ATGGCTGccggagaggaggagaaggcccCTGAGGCACAGGAGGACG AGTGCGTGCTGTGCCACCGCTCGGACACCAGCTTGGATGGCTGCGGGCCGATGTTGCAGGTGGACGGGGTCTGCGCCCACGTGCACTGCCTG TTTCCAGCCCAGGGCCTGTACCAGCGAGGCGCTGAAGGGGAAGGAATCTTCGGATTCCTCTGCGCGGATATCAGGCGGGTAGCGGGTCGGGCAGCTCGCAAG CGCTGCTGCGTCTGCCGCAAGAAGGGGGCCACCGTCGCCTGCTGGCAGAAGCGCTGCTCGCGCCGCTTCcacctgccctgcagctcccagcggGGCTGCATCTCGCAGTTCTTTGGGGACTACAG CTCCTTCTGCTGGGAGCACCGCCCGCAGCAGAGCGTGGAGACGCTGCAGGAGGGGCACACCACGTGCATCATCTgcatggaggtggtggaggacagCCTCTCCTACACCACCATGGTGTGCCCCTCCTGCAAGCACGCCTGGTTCCACCGCGGCTGCATCCAG GGACAGGCGCTTCGGGCGGGCCTCAGGCACTTTGCGTGTCCTCACTGCCGGGACCGGGAGCGCTTTCTCCCTGAGATGCTGCACATGGGAATCCGCGTGCCCAACAA AAAGCCGGCTTGGGAGCaagacgaggaggaggagccgGCACTGCCGCAGCTGTATGGCCGCTGCGATGCCAGGCAGTGCCTGTACAGGGGAGGCCGCGAGCAGTGGCAAGAGGAAGG gccctggcagctgctgctctgctcctcctgtgcCGCCAGCGGGACCCACCGCCGATGCTCcggccttggggacaccacgcaGCAGTGGGAGTGCGCTGGCTGCGCTGGCCCGGGCACTGGCACTGGTAAGGGGCACGGCGTGCTCAGGCTCGGGGCGCCAGAGCCCTCCGTGCCCTCTGCAGGCCAGGCAGGGTGGGCACATCCGCTGACCTTCCTGCCTCCCcttgcagctcccagctcctcaccCTCACCACCGGAGAGGAGAGCCGGCcgtggcagggtgctgccccAGCGCCACAGCCCCTACAGCCGGCCACAGCCCTGA
- the LOC140003197 gene encoding PHD finger protein 7-like isoform X1, which produces MAAGEEEKAPEAQEDECVLCHRSDTSLDGCGPMLQVDGVCAHVHCLFPAQGLYQRGAEGEGIFGFLCADIRRVAGRAARKRCCVCRKKGATVACWQKRCSRRFHLPCSSQRGCISQFFGDYSSFCWEHRPQQSVETLQEGHTTCIICMEVVEDSLSYTTMVCPSCKHAWFHRGCIQVGGPSLCQPAGTPCARSGVLLTRGVSLPQGQALRAGLRHFACPHCRDRERFLPEMLHMGIRVPNKKPAWEQDEEEEPALPQLYGRCDARQCLYRGGREQWQEEGPWQLLLCSSCAASGTHRRCSGLGDTTQQWECAGCAGPGTGTGKGHGVLRLGAPEPSVPSAGQAGWAHPLTFLPPLAAPSSSPSPPERRAGRGRVLPQRHSPYSRPQP; this is translated from the exons ATGGCTGccggagaggaggagaaggcccCTGAGGCACAGGAGGACG AGTGCGTGCTGTGCCACCGCTCGGACACCAGCTTGGATGGCTGCGGGCCGATGTTGCAGGTGGACGGGGTCTGCGCCCACGTGCACTGCCTG TTTCCAGCCCAGGGCCTGTACCAGCGAGGCGCTGAAGGGGAAGGAATCTTCGGATTCCTCTGCGCGGATATCAGGCGGGTAGCGGGTCGGGCAGCTCGCAAG CGCTGCTGCGTCTGCCGCAAGAAGGGGGCCACCGTCGCCTGCTGGCAGAAGCGCTGCTCGCGCCGCTTCcacctgccctgcagctcccagcggGGCTGCATCTCGCAGTTCTTTGGGGACTACAG CTCCTTCTGCTGGGAGCACCGCCCGCAGCAGAGCGTGGAGACGCTGCAGGAGGGGCACACCACGTGCATCATCTgcatggaggtggtggaggacagCCTCTCCTACACCACCATGGTGTGCCCCTCCTGCAAGCACGCCTGGTTCCACCGCGGCTGCATCCAGGTAGGAGgcccttccctctgccagcCCGCAGGGACACCATGCGCCCGCAGCGGCGTCCTGCTCACACGGGGAGTCTCTCTTCCACAGGGACAGGCGCTTCGGGCGGGCCTCAGGCACTTTGCGTGTCCTCACTGCCGGGACCGGGAGCGCTTTCTCCCTGAGATGCTGCACATGGGAATCCGCGTGCCCAACAA AAAGCCGGCTTGGGAGCaagacgaggaggaggagccgGCACTGCCGCAGCTGTATGGCCGCTGCGATGCCAGGCAGTGCCTGTACAGGGGAGGCCGCGAGCAGTGGCAAGAGGAAGG gccctggcagctgctgctctgctcctcctgtgcCGCCAGCGGGACCCACCGCCGATGCTCcggccttggggacaccacgcaGCAGTGGGAGTGCGCTGGCTGCGCTGGCCCGGGCACTGGCACTGGTAAGGGGCACGGCGTGCTCAGGCTCGGGGCGCCAGAGCCCTCCGTGCCCTCTGCAGGCCAGGCAGGGTGGGCACATCCGCTGACCTTCCTGCCTCCCcttgcagctcccagctcctcaccCTCACCACCGGAGAGGAGAGCCGGCcgtggcagggtgctgccccAGCGCCACAGCCCCTACAGCCGGCCACAGCCCTGA
- the LOC140003197 gene encoding PHD finger protein 7-like isoform X3, which yields MAAGEEEKAPEAQEDECVLCHRSDTSLDGCGPMLQVDGVCAHVHCLFPAQGLYQRGAEGEGIFGFLCADIRRVAGRAARKRCCVCRKKGATVACWQKRCSRRFHLPCSSQRGCISQFFGDYSSFCWEHRPQQSVETLQEGHTTCIICMEVVEDSLSYTTMVCPSCKHAWFHRGCIQVGGPSLCQPAGTPCARSGVLLTRGVSLPQGQALRAGLRHFACPHCRDRERFLPEMLHMGIRVPNKKPAWEQDEEEEPALPQLYGRCDARQCLYRGGREQWQEEGPWQLLLCSSCAASGTHRRCSGLGDTTQQWECAGCAGPGTGTAPSSSPSPPERRAGRGRVLPQRHSPYSRPQP from the exons ATGGCTGccggagaggaggagaaggcccCTGAGGCACAGGAGGACG AGTGCGTGCTGTGCCACCGCTCGGACACCAGCTTGGATGGCTGCGGGCCGATGTTGCAGGTGGACGGGGTCTGCGCCCACGTGCACTGCCTG TTTCCAGCCCAGGGCCTGTACCAGCGAGGCGCTGAAGGGGAAGGAATCTTCGGATTCCTCTGCGCGGATATCAGGCGGGTAGCGGGTCGGGCAGCTCGCAAG CGCTGCTGCGTCTGCCGCAAGAAGGGGGCCACCGTCGCCTGCTGGCAGAAGCGCTGCTCGCGCCGCTTCcacctgccctgcagctcccagcggGGCTGCATCTCGCAGTTCTTTGGGGACTACAG CTCCTTCTGCTGGGAGCACCGCCCGCAGCAGAGCGTGGAGACGCTGCAGGAGGGGCACACCACGTGCATCATCTgcatggaggtggtggaggacagCCTCTCCTACACCACCATGGTGTGCCCCTCCTGCAAGCACGCCTGGTTCCACCGCGGCTGCATCCAGGTAGGAGgcccttccctctgccagcCCGCAGGGACACCATGCGCCCGCAGCGGCGTCCTGCTCACACGGGGAGTCTCTCTTCCACAGGGACAGGCGCTTCGGGCGGGCCTCAGGCACTTTGCGTGTCCTCACTGCCGGGACCGGGAGCGCTTTCTCCCTGAGATGCTGCACATGGGAATCCGCGTGCCCAACAA AAAGCCGGCTTGGGAGCaagacgaggaggaggagccgGCACTGCCGCAGCTGTATGGCCGCTGCGATGCCAGGCAGTGCCTGTACAGGGGAGGCCGCGAGCAGTGGCAAGAGGAAGG gccctggcagctgctgctctgctcctcctgtgcCGCCAGCGGGACCCACCGCCGATGCTCcggccttggggacaccacgcaGCAGTGGGAGTGCGCTGGCTGCGCTGGCCCGGGCACTGGCACTG ctcccagctcctcaccCTCACCACCGGAGAGGAGAGCCGGCcgtggcagggtgctgccccAGCGCCACAGCCCCTACAGCCGGCCACAGCCCTGA